CTGACGCCGAACGACGACTATGAGACGGCCGTCGTCATCCTCGATGAACTCGATAAGGGTGCGAGCAAGCGCGACCTCGCCCGCCGCACCGGTGTCAATCGATCAACTGTTCAGCGCATCGCCAATAACCGAGAGCGGTATGTCGGCGAATCACCAGAAAACTCGATATAGTCGCATACGGTTTGCTAATCAGCCGGACAATCATCTCCTCCAGCAGCTTTATTGTCTATGAGGTCATAGGTCATAACGGATGCGATAGATGTCGGGACCACTCGAACTCAACCGTGCCGTTCCGGGTGGGCGCGTCGAGATGTTCGCTATTCTCGATGCGAGCTATCCCGGCGGGTGGTTCTACCGCTTCCAATACTACCACCCCGAAGACGGCGAAATTTTGCGCTACGACAACGCTCACGACGATGAAACACTCGGCAACCACCATCGACACGTCGCCGACGGCGAGGATACTGCTCTCGCGTTTCAGAGTCTCGTCGCGCACGTTAGCCTGTTCTTCACTGAAATAGCGCGCATCACCGAGGAGACAACCAATGACTGACAACGAATCCACTCACGACGGCTGGCCCGCCGAGTACCGCGACCCGCGCGACCGGCCCCATC
This genomic window from Halococcus salifodinae DSM 8989 contains:
- a CDS encoding toxin-antitoxin system TumE family protein; this encodes MSGPLELNRAVPGGRVEMFAILDASYPGGWFYRFQYYHPEDGEILRYDNAHDDETLGNHHRHVADGEDTALAFQSLVAHVSLFFTEIARITEETTND